In a single window of the Streptomyces sp. NBC_00285 genome:
- a CDS encoding enoyl-CoA hydratase-related protein codes for MPSLDRHDNVFVLDLGDGENRFHPDWLTAVATALDEVEKADGPRALVTAATGKFYSNGLDLDWLSAHADEYHDYVVSVHELFARMLSLPVITVAALQGHTFAAGAMLSLAHDFRVIRADRGYWCLPEADINIPFTPGMAALIQSRLAPQTAHEAMVTARRYGGSDAAAAGIVDQAVTEEAVRSTAIEIAQAQVAKAGDTLGIIKARMYAPALATLRDTTNPLG; via the coding sequence ATGCCCTCGCTCGACCGCCACGACAACGTCTTCGTCCTCGACCTCGGAGACGGAGAGAACCGCTTCCACCCCGACTGGCTCACCGCCGTCGCAACCGCACTCGACGAGGTGGAGAAAGCGGACGGCCCCCGCGCCCTGGTCACCGCCGCCACCGGCAAGTTCTACTCCAACGGCCTCGACCTGGACTGGCTGTCCGCCCACGCCGACGAGTACCACGACTACGTCGTCTCCGTCCATGAGCTCTTCGCGCGGATGCTGTCGCTGCCGGTGATCACCGTGGCCGCGCTGCAGGGGCACACCTTCGCCGCCGGCGCGATGCTCTCCCTCGCCCACGACTTCCGCGTGATACGCGCCGACCGCGGCTACTGGTGCCTGCCCGAGGCGGACATCAACATCCCCTTCACCCCCGGCATGGCCGCCCTCATCCAGTCCCGGCTGGCCCCGCAGACCGCCCATGAGGCCATGGTCACCGCCCGACGCTACGGCGGCTCCGACGCCGCAGCCGCCGGCATCGTCGACCAGGCTGTCACCGAGGAAGCCGTGCGCTCCACCGCCATCGAGATCGCCCAGGCGCAGGTGGCCAAGGCCGGCGACACGCTCGGCATCATCAAGGCCCGCATGTATGCACCGGCCCTGGCCACCCTGCGCGACACCACCAACCCGCTCGGCTGA
- a CDS encoding SDR family NAD(P)-dependent oxidoreductase — MSRILVTGSTDGLGLATAGALQSAGHDVVVHARNSERARALDPLVGRGAGLVVADFTDQAAVRQLATELNDGPPLDAVIHNAGVWRGPAVIPVNIIAPYLLTALVPGPRRVVYLSSSSHFDGRPSTDDIDWRGTKSGGHANGSYADSKLFVTTLAAAVARLYPGVLSNAVDPGWVPTKMGGPGAPDDLELGHRTQQWLASSEDPEALTTGGYWYHRQRQRPHAAVHDEGFQDRLLRTLAEETDTALAAR; from the coding sequence ATGAGCCGGATCCTGGTCACCGGTTCCACGGACGGCCTCGGACTCGCCACGGCGGGCGCGCTGCAGTCCGCCGGGCACGACGTCGTGGTCCACGCCCGCAACTCGGAACGTGCCAGAGCCCTCGACCCGCTCGTCGGTCGCGGAGCGGGTCTCGTCGTCGCCGACTTCACCGACCAGGCCGCCGTACGGCAGCTCGCCACCGAGCTGAACGACGGACCACCGCTCGACGCGGTCATCCACAACGCCGGCGTCTGGAGAGGGCCTGCCGTCATACCGGTCAACATCATTGCCCCGTACCTGCTCACCGCGCTCGTGCCCGGACCGCGCCGCGTGGTGTACCTGAGCAGCAGCTCACACTTCGACGGCCGCCCCTCGACAGATGACATCGACTGGCGCGGCACGAAGTCCGGCGGGCACGCGAACGGGTCATACGCGGACAGCAAACTGTTCGTCACCACCCTCGCTGCCGCCGTGGCCCGCCTGTACCCCGGCGTGCTGAGCAACGCCGTGGACCCCGGCTGGGTGCCCACCAAGATGGGCGGACCGGGCGCACCCGACGATCTTGAACTGGGCCACCGGACACAGCAGTGGCTGGCCTCCAGCGAGGATCCCGAGGCGCTCACGACCGGCGGCTACTGGTACCACCGTCAACGGCAGCGGCCACACGCCGCCGTGCACGACGAGGGGTTCCAGGACCGGCTCCTGCGGACGCTGGCCGAGGAGACGGACACTGCACTCGCCGCGCGGTGA
- a CDS encoding MmyB family transcriptional regulator produces MRFSTCRHAVALGHCDWGSAATVTAAPLRAEAGRYPDDKDLPGFIGELSTVSPEFRTRGAAQHVCIHHGGVKRFDHPEPGDLELTYQPRGLPMSVREAHSLTIYTAEPGSSFEDGLRLLASWVATHDFHQRSPSVTHTGRS; encoded by the coding sequence GTGCGGTTCTCGACTTGTAGACATGCCGTCGCGCTCGGTCACTGTGACTGGGGCAGCGCCGCCACCGTCACGGCCGCACCGCTACGGGCCGAGGCCGGCCGCTACCCCGACGACAAGGACCTGCCCGGCTTCATCGGCGAGCTGTCCACCGTCAGCCCCGAGTTCCGCACCCGGGGAGCCGCCCAGCACGTGTGCATCCACCACGGCGGCGTGAAACGCTTCGATCATCCCGAGCCCGGGGACCTGGAACTCACCTACCAGCCCCGTGGCCTGCCCATGTCCGTCCGCGAGGCGCACTCCCTGACCATCTACACCGCCGAACCCGGCTCGTCCTTCGAAGACGGTCTGCGCCTGCTCGCCTCCTGGGTAGCCACCCATGACTTCCACCAGAGGAGCCCTTCAGTGACGCACACAGGACGATCATGA
- a CDS encoding metallophosphoesterase family protein gives MPNRVAVLSDIHGVLPALEAVLAEPDIRTADLIVLTGDIAAGPQPTQVLDLLTSLGDRVVWVSGNADRELLEYRRGQRDTIPDPIAPWAAEQLRTEHLDLLGSLPRSLCLSVNGLGKVLFCHATPRDDEEVVLVDSRLERWKEVFSGLDTDIRTVVCGHTHMPFVRLAHGRLVINPGSVGMPYGRTGAHWALLGPGVELRTTYFDIQGAATQVSQDSSYPDITAWADYFLHARASDTDALAAFAPRDGRDNSP, from the coding sequence ATGCCGAACCGAGTAGCCGTCCTGTCCGACATTCACGGAGTCCTGCCGGCCCTGGAGGCGGTACTCGCCGAACCAGACATCCGCACCGCCGATCTCATCGTGCTCACCGGCGACATCGCCGCCGGCCCGCAGCCCACCCAGGTTCTCGACCTGCTGACCAGCCTCGGCGACCGTGTCGTCTGGGTCAGCGGCAACGCCGACCGCGAACTCCTCGAATACCGCCGGGGGCAGCGCGACACGATCCCCGACCCGATCGCCCCCTGGGCAGCCGAACAGCTCCGCACGGAGCATCTCGACCTTCTCGGCTCGCTTCCACGATCACTCTGTCTGTCCGTGAATGGCCTGGGGAAAGTGCTGTTCTGTCACGCCACTCCTCGCGACGACGAGGAGGTTGTCCTGGTCGACTCCCGCCTTGAGCGCTGGAAGGAAGTCTTCAGCGGACTCGATACGGACATCCGCACCGTGGTCTGCGGCCACACCCATATGCCGTTCGTCCGCCTCGCCCACGGGAGACTCGTGATCAACCCCGGCAGCGTCGGCATGCCCTACGGACGAACCGGGGCACACTGGGCCCTCCTGGGCCCGGGCGTCGAACTCCGCACCACGTACTTCGACATCCAAGGCGCAGCCACGCAGGTCAGCCAGGACTCGTCGTACCCGGACATCACCGCATGGGCCGACTACTTCCTGCACGCTCGCGCGTCCGACACCGACGCCCTCGCAGCCTTCGCCCCACGGGACGGACGCGACAACAGCCCGTGA
- a CDS encoding GNAT family N-acetyltransferase, whose product MKIVVDDLLGPQIAGFLAEHVQQMRSITPVESKHALDLDELRKPEITFWSVMDGDSLVGCGAIKRLDADHAELKSMRTTPTRKRSGVASMLLEHIVTETKRMGFTRLSLETGAADFFLPARKLYEKFGFVDCEAFADYQPDSNSTFMTRVL is encoded by the coding sequence GTGAAGATCGTAGTGGACGACCTCCTCGGCCCACAGATCGCCGGGTTCCTCGCCGAGCACGTCCAGCAGATGCGGTCCATCACGCCTGTGGAAAGCAAGCACGCCCTCGATCTCGACGAACTCCGCAAGCCCGAGATCACGTTCTGGTCGGTCATGGACGGTGACAGCTTGGTGGGCTGCGGTGCGATCAAGAGGCTGGACGCGGACCACGCGGAGTTGAAGTCCATGCGCACCACCCCGACACGTAAGCGAAGCGGGGTCGCATCCATGTTGCTGGAGCACATCGTCACCGAGACCAAGCGCATGGGATTCACGCGGCTGAGTCTGGAAACCGGCGCGGCCGATTTCTTCCTGCCCGCCAGGAAGCTGTACGAGAAGTTCGGGTTCGTCGACTGCGAGGCGTTCGCCGACTACCAACCCGACTCGAACAGTACGTTCATGACGAGGGTCCTCTAA
- a CDS encoding SDR family NAD(P)-dependent oxidoreductase, with amino-acid sequence MTITFITGANKGIGRETARRLIACGHTVLLGARDRERGEEAAAALGARFVPVDVSDDASVAAAAADVAEHEGRIDVLINNAGVQGPFGDPGDLTAADARAVLDVNVIGVVRTTTAFLPLLRRSDDPVIINVSSGMGSLAFTHDPGRSESHVVVPLYASSKAALTMLTTQYAKGLKGIRVNAADPGYTATDLNGHSGPQTLTEGTDAIVALATEEPGAGTGRFIDRHGEIAWS; translated from the coding sequence ATGACGATCACTTTCATCACCGGAGCCAACAAGGGCATCGGCCGCGAGACAGCCCGCCGCCTCATCGCGTGCGGTCACACCGTTCTCCTGGGAGCCCGCGACCGTGAGCGGGGTGAGGAGGCAGCCGCCGCGCTGGGCGCACGCTTCGTCCCCGTCGACGTGAGCGACGACGCGTCCGTGGCCGCCGCCGCCGCGGACGTCGCCGAGCACGAGGGCAGGATCGACGTCCTGATCAACAACGCGGGGGTACAGGGACCCTTCGGTGATCCCGGCGACCTCACCGCCGCGGACGCCCGCGCAGTCCTCGACGTCAACGTCATCGGCGTCGTCCGCACCACCACCGCGTTTCTGCCGCTGCTGCGCCGCTCGGACGACCCCGTGATCATCAACGTCAGCAGTGGCATGGGCTCCCTCGCCTTCACCCACGACCCCGGCCGGTCCGAGTCGCACGTCGTCGTGCCGCTGTACGCCTCCTCGAAGGCGGCGCTGACGATGTTGACCACGCAGTACGCCAAGGGGCTCAAGGGCATTCGCGTCAACGCCGCCGACCCCGGCTACACCGCGACCGACCTCAACGGTCACAGCGGCCCCCAGACCCTCACCGAGGGCACGGACGCGATCGTCGCCCTCGCCACCGAGGAGCCCGGCGCCGGCACCGGACGCTTCATCGACCGCCATGGCGAGATCGCCTGGTCCTGA
- a CDS encoding helix-turn-helix transcriptional regulator — MEGMTTTPPGAGLGAAIRTWRNRLPPSAAGLPVVRKRRAVGLRREELADLAGVSVDYVVRLEQGRATAPSASVVASLARALQLSTAERDHLYRLARIVPPADGTISDHLPPGMQRVLVRLGDVAVAVFAADWQLVWWNHGWAALLGDPLAAPPRMRNFARDRFPVDAEHTSLALWPVTDADPDTTDSALVSDLRRATGRFPRDSRLAALVRDLNAGNERFAELWAKGEVTANREVRKTVDHPLVGPVTVDCDVLTDGDTELKIVIMTAAPGSEDETKLQLTTVVGPPAGTRN, encoded by the coding sequence ATGGAGGGCATGACGACGACACCCCCCGGGGCCGGACTGGGCGCGGCGATCCGCACATGGCGGAACCGGCTGCCCCCGTCGGCCGCCGGGCTGCCGGTCGTCCGCAAGCGCCGGGCTGTCGGGCTGCGGCGCGAGGAACTGGCCGACCTGGCCGGGGTGTCGGTCGACTACGTCGTGCGCCTGGAGCAGGGGCGGGCCACGGCACCCTCGGCGTCGGTGGTGGCGTCTCTGGCACGTGCCCTCCAGCTGTCCACCGCCGAGCGGGACCACCTCTACCGGCTGGCCCGGATCGTGCCGCCGGCGGACGGCACGATCAGCGACCATCTCCCGCCCGGCATGCAGCGTGTGCTCGTCCGCCTCGGAGACGTGGCAGTCGCCGTGTTCGCGGCGGACTGGCAACTGGTGTGGTGGAACCACGGGTGGGCCGCCCTGCTGGGCGACCCCCTGGCCGCGCCGCCGCGGATGCGCAACTTCGCCCGCGACAGGTTCCCGGTGGACGCCGAACACACCTCGCTCGCGCTGTGGCCGGTCACCGACGCGGATCCCGACACCACCGACTCCGCCCTCGTCTCCGACCTGCGCCGCGCCACCGGCCGCTTCCCCCGGGACAGTCGCCTGGCCGCGCTGGTCCGCGACCTGAACGCAGGCAACGAGAGGTTCGCCGAGTTGTGGGCGAAGGGAGAGGTGACCGCGAACCGCGAGGTCCGCAAGACGGTCGACCACCCGTTGGTGGGTCCGGTCACGGTGGACTGCGATGTCCTGACCGACGGCGACACCGAGCTCAAGATCGTCATCATGACCGCGGCGCCGGGCAGCGAGGACGAGACAAAACTCCAGCTCACCACCGTCGTCGGCCCACCGGCCGGCACGCGCAACTGA